One window of Thermodesulfobacteriota bacterium genomic DNA carries:
- a CDS encoding MOFRL family protein, whose product DAAGALADGSTINRANKLGLNAYEYLCENNSYNYFDPLGDLIVTGPTNTNVMDLRIVLIT is encoded by the coding sequence CAGACGCAGCCGGAGCATTGGCAGATGGATCAACTATAAATAGAGCAAACAAGTTGGGGCTAAATGCTTACGAGTATCTATGTGAGAATAATTCCTACAACTACTTTGACCCTTTAGGTGATCTTATAGTCACAGGTCCTACTAATACAAACGTAATGGACTTAAGAATAGTGCTTATCACTTAG